In one window of Bacteriovorax sp. BAL6_X DNA:
- a CDS encoding molecular chaperone, whose protein sequence is MRILVLLTIAPLLLSFTFRPTSQTIDISSGQKSTQFQIENTSSEMIPVTINVLERIQKEDGSESLPKTSDVSVFPPQLIVSPGDRKTIRVDWKGGSNITTEKVFRIVAEQVPLKRGSTNSKNRGGIKMLLKYMNVLYVTKKEFQSKLVASHYEVGKKIRVYITNKGKSHQYLKNVRFEFIKGDKKLSIPAKDMIKLDGQNILANTTRFFIFENTINLKNGYELRASFGK, encoded by the coding sequence TTGAGGATACTTGTTCTATTAACAATTGCTCCACTTTTACTGTCATTTACCTTTAGACCGACGAGTCAAACAATAGATATAAGTAGTGGCCAAAAGTCCACTCAATTCCAAATTGAAAATACTTCATCAGAAATGATACCTGTTACTATAAATGTTCTTGAAAGAATCCAGAAGGAAGATGGTAGCGAGTCTTTGCCTAAGACAAGTGACGTGAGCGTTTTTCCTCCACAGCTAATTGTCTCGCCTGGGGATCGCAAAACTATACGTGTAGATTGGAAAGGTGGAAGTAATATTACTACCGAGAAAGTATTTCGAATAGTTGCTGAGCAAGTTCCGTTAAAACGTGGAAGTACAAATAGTAAAAATCGTGGCGGTATTAAGATGCTACTTAAGTATATGAATGTTCTTTATGTAACAAAGAAGGAGTTTCAGTCTAAGCTTGTAGCGAGTCATTATGAAGTTGGGAAAAAAATACGAGTTTATATCACCAATAAGGGGAAATCCCATCAATACTTAAAGAACGTAAGATTTGAATTTATAAAAGGTGATAAGAAATTATCAATCCCTGCTAAAGATATGATTAAACTAGATGGTCAAAATATTTTGGCCAATACTACAAGATTTTTTATTTTTGAAAATACGATAAATTTAAAAAATGGATATGAGTTAAGAGCATCTTTTGGTAAGTGA
- a CDS encoding DUF1232 domain-containing protein, with product MKNIVRKVLAALGLVISVVYLLNPTAGVIELIPDNIPYIGNLDEAGAVMLFLSCLKILRQSYLRD from the coding sequence ATGAAAAATATTGTCAGGAAAGTACTCGCGGCCCTAGGCCTAGTTATCTCTGTAGTTTACCTACTAAATCCAACTGCTGGAGTAATTGAATTAATTCCAGATAACATTCCTTATATTGGAAACCTTGATGAGGCCGGTGCAGTTATGCTTTTTCTTTCTTGCTTAAAAATTCTTCGCCAAAGCTATCTTAGAGACTAA
- a CDS encoding biosynthetic peptidoglycan transglycosylase, whose protein sequence is MFKKIALLFIISLFVIAGYVLARVPVLNINKLAQGYVKTSVKDESVSYLVTTKRPRNWAYLSAMPKHVYYAFIVSEDWSFYDHQGVDFRQIYHAVKDHLNGEKLRGASTISQQLAKNLYTKSERSLERKVFELFTTMYLEEKLTKDRILETYLNVIEFGKGLYGIKNASWFYFKKRPADLNPKESAFLAMLLPNPKVYSQSFRDKKLTEYASATVNSILRKMKVTKAISEEELLAFQKEHLSFENIKGSEGGSKLLLEEEFFEL, encoded by the coding sequence ATGTTCAAGAAAATTGCGCTACTATTTATTATTTCTCTCTTTGTCATAGCAGGTTATGTGCTAGCTCGTGTGCCTGTTCTTAATATTAATAAATTGGCCCAAGGCTATGTAAAGACTTCTGTAAAAGATGAAAGTGTTTCATATTTGGTAACAACTAAGAGGCCACGTAATTGGGCCTATCTAAGTGCAATGCCTAAGCATGTTTACTACGCCTTTATCGTTAGCGAAGATTGGTCTTTCTACGATCATCAAGGTGTGGACTTTAGACAAATTTATCACGCAGTTAAAGATCACTTAAATGGAGAGAAATTAAGAGGCGCAAGCACGATCTCACAACAATTAGCTAAGAATCTCTATACAAAAAGTGAAAGAAGTCTGGAGCGTAAAGTTTTTGAGCTCTTTACAACAATGTACTTAGAGGAAAAGTTAACAAAAGATCGCATCCTTGAAACTTACTTAAATGTCATTGAATTTGGAAAGGGGCTATATGGTATTAAGAATGCAAGTTGGTTCTACTTTAAGAAGCGTCCTGCTGATTTAAACCCAAAGGAATCTGCTTTCTTAGCAATGTTACTTCCCAACCCAAAGGTTTATTCTCAATCATTTCGTGATAAGAAGTTAACAGAGTATGCGTCAGCTACGGTGAACTCCATATTAAGAAAAATGAAAGTAACCAAGGCCATAAGTGAAGAAGAATTGTTGGCCTTTCAAAAAGAACACCTCTCTTTCGAAAATATAAAAGGTAGTGAAGGTGGTAGTAAGCTATTACTAGAAGAGGAATTCTTTGAGTTATAA
- a CDS encoding TIGR00730 family Rossman fold protein: protein MRVCVFCGSSSGKSETYLNYAKDLGEKLVGNGHYLVYGGASIGVMGKIADTMLAKDGHVIGVMPKSLIDWEVGHQGLTEFIEVDTMHTRKERMYELSDVFVTYPGGFGTLDELFEITTWAQLQYHKKPIYLVNVNGYFDHLIKHIENSVAEGFISKEHFELITILNSNEELMERIN from the coding sequence ATGAGAGTATGTGTATTTTGTGGATCATCAAGTGGTAAAAGCGAAACATATTTAAACTACGCAAAAGATTTAGGTGAGAAGCTTGTGGGGAATGGCCACTACCTTGTCTATGGTGGGGCCTCAATTGGTGTGATGGGGAAGATTGCTGATACGATGCTTGCTAAAGACGGCCATGTTATTGGTGTCATGCCAAAATCACTAATTGACTGGGAAGTAGGGCATCAAGGTCTGACTGAGTTCATTGAAGTCGATACAATGCATACTCGCAAAGAAAGAATGTATGAGCTTTCAGATGTCTTTGTTACTTATCCAGGTGGATTTGGTACTCTTGATGAATTATTTGAAATTACAACTTGGGCCCAGCTTCAATACCATAAGAAGCCAATTTACTTAGTGAATGTAAATGGTTATTTTGATCACTTAATTAAGCATATTGAAAATTCAGTTGCTGAGGGATTTATCTCGAAAGAACACTTTGAATTAATTACGATCTTAAATTCAAATGAAGAGTTAATGGAGAGGATCAATTAA
- a CDS encoding TlyA family RNA methyltransferase — translation MSEENFERLDKKLVELGLVATRSRAQQLIGDGKVTIAGKVITKTSYKVSSSDDIQLNESSEEVGRGFHKIAGALEAFDVVIESKLVADVGASTGGFTQFCLNHGAIKVFAIDVGHGQLAPTLVSDTRVVNLEGTNVRELQQLEEAVDLCVVDLSFISLNLIWKNLVDISKDDAEMIVLFKPQFEVGRDGIGKKGIVKDRSYVLRAIEEMKIQCEAMELGILGFKPCVIKGRKSGNQEYFLYLKKNTKSLLSLEELNKEVGE, via the coding sequence ATGTCAGAAGAAAATTTTGAAAGACTAGATAAGAAACTCGTCGAGCTTGGCCTCGTTGCGACTCGCAGTCGTGCTCAACAGCTAATAGGTGACGGCAAAGTAACTATTGCAGGTAAAGTAATCACAAAAACCTCATATAAAGTTTCAAGTAGTGATGACATTCAACTAAATGAGAGTAGTGAAGAAGTAGGCCGTGGCTTTCATAAAATTGCCGGCGCACTCGAGGCTTTTGATGTTGTCATCGAAAGTAAACTTGTTGCAGATGTAGGCGCCAGTACAGGTGGCTTTACGCAATTTTGCCTAAATCATGGAGCTATTAAAGTCTTTGCCATTGATGTTGGCCATGGGCAATTAGCACCAACTCTAGTTAGTGATACAAGAGTGGTAAATCTTGAAGGTACAAATGTAAGAGAGCTTCAACAACTAGAGGAAGCAGTTGATCTATGTGTTGTTGACCTTTCATTTATTTCCCTGAACTTAATTTGGAAGAACTTAGTCGATATTAGTAAAGATGATGCTGAAATGATCGTTCTTTTTAAGCCTCAGTTTGAGGTTGGAAGAGATGGTATTGGTAAGAAGGGAATTGTAAAAGATAGAAGTTATGTTCTTAGGGCCATTGAAGAAATGAAGATTCAATGTGAGGCCATGGAACTTGGGATTCTTGGCTTTAAGCCTTGTGTAATAAAAGGACGCAAGAGTGGAAATCAAGAATACTTTTTATATTTGAAAAAGAACACTAAATCTCTTCTTTCACTAGAAGAATTAAATAAAGAAGTTGGAGAATAA
- a CDS encoding methyl-accepting chemotaxis protein: MKALVKSLSLNTKIILMALIPFVIFTSIFITYSYNSTKSALLQEKKNQIEDVTKTAYHFLESMNKKVEAGEYSLKEAKEISKYYISNIRYGRDMDDYVWINDLEPRMIVHPSNSLRGKSVKTFVDKAGKPLFNDVVALVKKQDRGFVNYIWNSKTDSNKFVEKYSYVELYRPWGWVLGTGIYVDDVNDYIFSVFLNQAMFGFIGLLIIGALFTFVLKTSVSNPLLIMANQLKETSLQVANGSKVTYSTSTQLSAATNEQAASLQETVASVDEISSMIRRNTEFAEDSKKSGEQSELEVQNGKRTIDEMLYAIENISNSNTDAMKKMESSNAQIQEILNIIKEIEDKTKVINDIVFQTKLLSFNASVEAARSGESGKGFAVVAEEIGSLASMSGAASDEIKVLIDESIKNVEAIVSGTTAMVNEVIHSSSKTVEAGRQKAGQCKEVLDKIVFNVQNVNGKITEIASACNEQTQGVNEITNAIRLIDETTIQNNNSAQEASRSAANLKGQADNLDDIVKLVIDLVGGNKAA; this comes from the coding sequence ATGAAAGCATTAGTGAAAAGTCTTAGTTTAAACACAAAGATAATTCTAATGGCATTGATACCATTTGTTATCTTTACTTCAATCTTTATTACTTACTCATATAACTCAACAAAGTCTGCTCTACTACAAGAGAAGAAAAACCAAATTGAGGATGTCACAAAGACCGCATATCACTTCTTAGAGTCTATGAATAAAAAGGTAGAAGCTGGTGAGTACTCTTTAAAAGAAGCGAAGGAAATATCAAAGTACTATATTTCAAATATACGCTATGGCCGTGACATGGATGATTACGTATGGATCAATGACCTTGAACCAAGGATGATTGTTCACCCAAGTAATAGCTTAAGAGGAAAAAGTGTTAAGACATTTGTCGATAAAGCGGGGAAGCCACTCTTTAACGATGTTGTCGCACTCGTAAAAAAACAAGACAGAGGTTTTGTAAACTACATCTGGAATAGTAAGACTGATAGTAATAAATTTGTTGAAAAATACTCTTACGTTGAACTATACAGGCCGTGGGGATGGGTACTAGGTACAGGAATCTATGTAGATGATGTAAATGATTATATTTTTAGTGTATTCTTAAATCAAGCTATGTTTGGTTTTATAGGCCTTCTTATTATCGGTGCTCTATTTACATTTGTATTGAAAACAAGTGTCTCAAACCCTCTGCTAATTATGGCAAATCAGCTGAAAGAAACTTCTCTACAAGTTGCGAATGGTTCTAAAGTTACATATAGCACATCAACTCAATTATCAGCTGCAACCAATGAACAAGCGGCATCTCTTCAAGAAACAGTTGCTTCTGTTGATGAAATTTCATCAATGATTCGAAGAAATACTGAGTTTGCAGAGGACTCGAAAAAATCAGGTGAACAATCTGAACTAGAAGTTCAAAATGGAAAACGTACTATAGATGAAATGCTTTATGCTATTGAAAATATATCTAATAGTAATACGGATGCAATGAAGAAGATGGAAAGTAGTAATGCTCAAATTCAAGAAATTTTAAACATTATTAAAGAAATCGAAGATAAGACAAAAGTTATAAACGATATTGTTTTTCAAACAAAACTTCTCTCTTTCAATGCATCAGTAGAGGCAGCAAGATCAGGAGAGAGTGGAAAAGGTTTTGCTGTCGTTGCAGAGGAGATTGGTTCCCTAGCATCAATGTCTGGAGCAGCATCAGATGAAATTAAAGTACTTATTGATGAATCAATTAAGAATGTAGAAGCAATAGTATCGGGCACAACAGCAATGGTTAATGAAGTTATACATAGCAGTTCTAAAACTGTAGAAGCTGGTAGACAAAAAGCCGGACAGTGTAAAGAAGTTCTCGATAAAATTGTATTTAACGTACAAAATGTAAATGGAAAAATTACAGAAATTGCAAGCGCGTGTAACGAACAGACACAAGGTGTGAATGAAATCACAAATGCGATTAGACTCATTGATGAAACAACTATACAAAATAACAATTCAGCACAAGAAGCATCTCGATCGGCCGCAAACCTTAAAGGTCAAGCCGATAATCTAGACGATATTGTAAAGCTAGTTATCGACCTCGTTGGTGGCAATAAGGCAGCTTAG